A section of the Agrobacterium tumefaciens genome encodes:
- a CDS encoding sensor histidine kinase, with translation MMLCLGLGYGAVTRGSGIIAESYFGEMSEQGRTTLRLAVSALGGLLNRYEPLPALIADHDDIEELVAHPKDEALRQRANVYLKSINTLLESSDIYIITLDGETIAASNYDGPTSFVGENFSYRPYFQDAARGLQSRFFALGTTSHKRGYYFSAPILFNAEIKGVIVFKVDIEGIEASFGDGENRILVSDPEGIIFMTGTPQWLYSSLMPLTPERLARTEASRRYANATLKELPLKHGNFGSHQLMTISQNEGDREYMVLSQPMADAGWTVSVLMDTGSLRTQVKTAMIAIILCLCLAAALIAAMLQRRRRLRERLIHQAEAQAELERRVEERTADLARVNREIEHEIAERRQTEKQLRKMQNDLVQAGKLAALGQMSAALSHEFNQPLAAAKNYAENASLLVERGRLEDVTENLRRISGLIDRMASISKHLRNFARKPNEKMAAVGLETVLRDTLEIVGPRLKAANAVLEVDLGPVPLAVKAGPVRLQQVLVNIISNAADAVEGREDRRIALQAAQQGQIVSVIIRDRGPGVPAAISERIFDPFFTTKGVGRGLGLGLSISYNIIKDFGGQLRVRNHEDGGAEFAIELPAAVWRMEVAAE, from the coding sequence ATGATGCTCTGTCTGGGCCTCGGTTATGGCGCCGTGACGAGAGGAAGCGGCATCATTGCAGAGAGCTATTTCGGTGAAATGTCCGAGCAGGGGCGAACGACGCTCCGGCTTGCCGTCTCCGCCCTGGGCGGCCTTCTGAACCGCTACGAGCCGCTTCCGGCCTTGATTGCAGATCATGATGACATTGAGGAACTGGTGGCCCATCCCAAAGATGAAGCCTTGCGCCAGCGCGCCAATGTCTACCTCAAATCCATCAACACTCTGCTGGAATCCTCCGATATCTACATCATCACGCTGGATGGCGAGACCATCGCGGCCAGCAACTACGATGGTCCGACAAGCTTCGTCGGCGAGAACTTCAGCTACCGTCCCTATTTTCAGGATGCGGCGAGGGGCCTGCAGTCGCGATTCTTCGCGCTCGGCACGACCTCGCACAAGCGCGGATATTATTTCTCCGCGCCCATTCTCTTCAATGCGGAAATAAAGGGCGTCATTGTCTTCAAGGTCGATATCGAAGGCATCGAGGCCTCTTTCGGCGATGGGGAGAACCGTATTCTCGTATCGGACCCCGAGGGCATCATCTTCATGACGGGAACACCGCAATGGCTTTATTCCAGCCTGATGCCGCTGACGCCGGAAAGGCTGGCCCGCACCGAGGCCTCACGCCGTTACGCCAATGCCACGCTGAAGGAACTGCCGCTGAAACACGGCAATTTCGGCTCGCATCAGTTGATGACGATTAGCCAAAACGAAGGGGATAGGGAATATATGGTTCTGTCGCAGCCGATGGCGGATGCGGGATGGACCGTCAGCGTGCTCATGGACACGGGTTCGCTTCGGACGCAGGTGAAGACGGCGATGATCGCGATCATACTCTGCTTGTGTCTTGCGGCAGCGTTGATCGCCGCCATGTTGCAGAGGCGGCGGCGGCTGCGTGAACGCCTGATCCATCAGGCCGAAGCCCAGGCAGAACTGGAGCGTCGGGTCGAGGAACGCACGGCGGACCTTGCCCGCGTCAATCGGGAGATCGAACACGAGATCGCCGAACGTCGCCAGACGGAAAAACAGTTGCGCAAGATGCAGAACGATCTGGTGCAGGCCGGAAAGCTGGCGGCTCTCGGGCAGATGTCGGCGGCCCTGTCGCACGAGTTCAACCAGCCGCTGGCCGCCGCCAAGAATTACGCCGAAAATGCCTCGCTTCTGGTGGAGCGCGGGCGCTTGGAGGACGTGACGGAAAACCTCAGGCGCATATCGGGGCTGATCGATCGTATGGCGTCAATCAGCAAGCACCTGCGCAACTTTGCCCGCAAGCCGAATGAGAAGATGGCGGCGGTGGGTCTGGAAACGGTGCTTCGCGATACGCTTGAAATCGTCGGGCCGCGGCTCAAGGCCGCCAATGCGGTGCTGGAGGTTGATCTTGGCCCGGTCCCGCTCGCCGTAAAGGCAGGGCCGGTGCGGCTGCAGCAGGTGCTCGTCAACATCATCTCCAATGCCGCTGATGCCGTCGAAGGCCGGGAGGACCGCCGGATTGCGCTTCAGGCGGCGCAGCAAGGCCAGATCGTTTCCGTCATCATCCGCGACCGCGGTCCGGGCGTACCGGCGGCGATTTCGGAGCGCATTTTCGATCCCTTCTTCACCACCAAGGGTGTGGGCCGCGGTCTGGGCCTCGGCCTCTCGATCTCCTATAACATCATCAAGGACTTCGGCGGCCAGCTCCGCGTCAGAAATCATGAAGACGGCGGAGCGGAGTTCGCAATTGAATTGCCGGCTGCTGTCTGGCGCATGGAGGTGGCGGCGGAATGA
- a CDS encoding tripartite tricarboxylate transporter TctB family protein yields MKSLFNDPAEAVCGAIFMGLGVFFALQSYGLEIGTAFRMGPGYFPLVLAIILILLGGVIFLRATRPAGEGIGAIAWRGIFFILPAPIFFGFTVRGLGFVPALFFSALIASFASHKMSPLMAVVLSAAITVFSVAVFNYGLGLPFQRFGPWLNF; encoded by the coding sequence ATGAAATCGTTATTCAATGACCCTGCCGAAGCCGTCTGCGGGGCAATTTTTATGGGGCTTGGGGTCTTTTTTGCCTTGCAGTCCTACGGTCTGGAAATTGGAACCGCCTTTCGCATGGGGCCGGGCTACTTTCCGCTCGTTCTCGCCATCATCCTGATCCTGCTTGGCGGCGTCATATTCCTTCGCGCAACACGGCCGGCTGGTGAGGGCATCGGCGCAATTGCCTGGCGTGGCATATTTTTCATCCTGCCCGCGCCGATCTTTTTCGGTTTCACTGTCCGGGGCCTGGGTTTTGTGCCGGCGCTGTTTTTCAGCGCGCTCATTGCGTCTTTCGCCTCACACAAGATGAGCCCATTGATGGCGGTCGTTCTTTCCGCGGCCATCACGGTCTTTTCCGTCGCAGTTTTCAACTACGGTCTTGGCCTGCCTTTCCAGCGCTTCGGCCCCTGGCTCAACTTCTGA
- a CDS encoding SlyX family protein: MTSETENRIIALEETVAHQVKVIEELSDQLAEQWKVVEQTRAKLDRLTERFLSLEEQSLDAPAITRPPHY; the protein is encoded by the coding sequence ATGACGTCGGAAACCGAAAATCGGATCATTGCGCTAGAGGAGACGGTCGCGCATCAGGTGAAGGTGATAGAGGAACTGTCGGACCAGCTGGCGGAACAGTGGAAGGTTGTGGAACAGACCCGCGCCAAGCTCGACCGCCTGACGGAGCGGTTCCTGAGCCTTGAGGAGCAATCGCTGGACGCGCCTGCCATCACAAGGCCGCCGCACTACTGA
- the dnaJ gene encoding molecular chaperone DnaJ: MAKADFYETLGVSKTADEKELKSAFRKLAMKYHPDKNPDDAESERKFKEINEAYETLKDPQKRAAYDRFGHAAFENGGMGGGGGFGGGGFANGGFSDIFEDIFGEMMGGGRARRSSGGRERGADLRYNMEITLEEAFTGKTAQIRVPTSITCDVCSGSGAKPGTQPKTCATCQGSGRVRAAQGFFSVERTCPTCHGRGQTISDPCGKCHGQGRVTEERSLSVNIPSGIEDGTRIRLQGEGEAGMRGGPAGDLYIFLSVRPHEFFQRDGADLYCTVPISMTTAALGGTFDVTTLDGSKSRVTVPEGTQPGKQFRLKGKGMPVLRSAQTGDLYIQIQIETPQKLSKRQRELLQEFEQLSSKENNPESTGFFARMKEFFDG, from the coding sequence ATGGCGAAAGCAGACTTTTACGAAACACTCGGCGTCAGCAAGACTGCGGACGAAAAAGAGCTGAAAAGCGCCTTCCGCAAACTCGCGATGAAGTACCATCCGGACAAAAACCCTGATGATGCCGAGTCCGAACGGAAATTCAAAGAAATCAACGAAGCATACGAGACGTTGAAGGACCCGCAGAAGCGTGCGGCCTATGACCGTTTCGGCCATGCAGCCTTTGAAAATGGCGGCATGGGCGGCGGCGGTGGCTTTGGCGGCGGCGGTTTCGCCAATGGCGGCTTCTCGGATATTTTCGAAGACATCTTCGGCGAGATGATGGGTGGCGGCCGTGCGCGCCGTTCCTCCGGCGGACGCGAGCGCGGCGCCGATCTTCGCTACAACATGGAAATCACGCTGGAAGAAGCCTTCACCGGCAAGACGGCGCAGATCAGGGTTCCGACCTCGATTACCTGCGACGTCTGTTCCGGCTCGGGCGCTAAGCCCGGCACGCAGCCGAAGACATGCGCCACCTGCCAGGGTTCAGGCCGCGTGCGCGCCGCGCAGGGCTTCTTCTCGGTGGAGCGTACCTGCCCCACTTGTCACGGTCGCGGACAGACAATCTCCGACCCTTGCGGGAAGTGCCATGGCCAGGGCCGCGTGACGGAAGAGCGTTCGCTCTCGGTCAACATTCCCTCGGGCATCGAGGACGGCACACGCATTCGCCTGCAGGGCGAAGGCGAGGCCGGCATGCGTGGCGGTCCGGCGGGCGATCTTTATATCTTCCTGTCTGTGCGTCCGCATGAGTTCTTCCAGCGCGACGGTGCCGATCTTTATTGCACCGTGCCGATCTCGATGACGACGGCTGCACTTGGCGGCACCTTCGATGTCACGACGCTCGACGGCAGCAAGTCGCGCGTCACGGTTCCCGAAGGCACCCAACCGGGCAAGCAATTCCGTCTGAAGGGCAAGGGCATGCCGGTGCTGCGTTCGGCGCAGACGGGCGACCTCTATATCCAGATTCAGATCGAGACGCCGCAGAAGCTCAGCAAGCGTCAGCGCGAGCTGTTGCAGGAATTCGAGCAGCTGTCTTCCAAGGAGAATAACCCGGAATCCACGGGCTTCTTCGCCCGGATGAAGGAATTCTTCGACGGCTGA
- the rpmF gene encoding 50S ribosomal protein L32, producing the protein MAVPKRKTSPSKRGMRRSADGLKSATYVEDKNSGELRRPHHIDLKTGMYRGRQVLTPKESA; encoded by the coding sequence ATGGCTGTACCAAAAAGAAAAACAAGCCCGTCCAAGCGTGGCATGCGCCGCTCGGCTGACGGTCTCAAGTCTGCGACCTATGTTGAAGACAAGAACTCCGGCGAACTGCGCCGTCCGCACCATATCGATCTGAAGACCGGTATGTATCGCGGCCGCCAGGTTCTGACGCCGAAGGAAAGCGCGTAA
- a CDS encoding tripartite tricarboxylate transporter substrate-binding protein, producing the protein MKILKTVSGLAAAAAVSLFALAASAQTYPERNITMVVPFSAGGPTDTVARLVAESMSKDLGQQIIVENVGGAGGTLGAGRVASADPDGYTILLHHIGMATSATLYRKLAYDTTNAFEYVGLVTEVPMTILSRKNLETTDLKGLIDYAKANKDKVTVANAGIGAASHLCGMLFMSAIETPLVTVPYKGTGPAMTDLLGGQVDIMCDQTTNTTKQIQGGTVKAYAVTSPKRLDVLKDVPTVAEAGLPKLEVGIWHGIYTPKGTPAEINEKLSKSLQVALKDKNVAARFAELGTTPSPESDATPAALKAKLESEIARWKPVIESAGQYAD; encoded by the coding sequence ATGAAAATACTGAAGACAGTTTCCGGCCTTGCTGCCGCCGCTGCCGTTTCCCTTTTCGCGCTGGCCGCATCCGCTCAGACCTATCCCGAGCGTAACATCACCATGGTCGTGCCTTTCTCGGCTGGCGGCCCAACGGACACGGTCGCGCGTCTCGTGGCTGAATCCATGTCGAAGGACCTCGGCCAGCAGATCATCGTTGAAAATGTCGGAGGCGCCGGCGGGACGCTTGGCGCCGGCCGCGTCGCCTCCGCTGATCCCGATGGTTACACCATCCTTCTCCACCATATCGGCATGGCAACCAGCGCCACGCTCTATCGCAAGCTTGCTTACGATACGACCAACGCCTTCGAATATGTCGGTCTGGTCACCGAAGTGCCGATGACCATCCTGTCTCGCAAGAACCTCGAGACCACGGACCTCAAGGGGCTGATCGATTACGCCAAGGCGAACAAGGACAAGGTCACCGTTGCCAATGCCGGCATCGGCGCCGCTTCGCATCTGTGCGGCATGCTGTTCATGAGCGCCATCGAGACGCCGCTCGTTACCGTTCCCTACAAGGGCACCGGCCCTGCCATGACCGACCTGCTCGGCGGCCAGGTCGATATCATGTGCGACCAGACCACCAACACCACCAAGCAGATCCAGGGCGGCACTGTCAAAGCTTACGCCGTAACGTCGCCGAAGCGGCTCGATGTGCTGAAGGACGTACCGACGGTCGCCGAAGCAGGCTTGCCCAAACTCGAAGTTGGCATCTGGCACGGTATCTACACGCCGAAGGGTACGCCTGCCGAAATCAACGAGAAGCTCTCCAAGTCGCTGCAGGTGGCGCTGAAGGACAAGAACGTCGCGGCCCGCTTTGCCGAGCTCGGCACCACGCCGTCGCCGGAAAGCGATGCGACGCCGGCAGCGCTGAAGGCCAAGCTTGAGAGCGAAATAGCTCGCTGGAAGCCGGTTATCGAGTCCGCCGGCCAATATGCCGACTGA
- the dnaK gene encoding molecular chaperone DnaK, translating into MAKVIGIDLGTTNSCVAVMDGKDTKVIENAEGARTTPSMVAFSDDGERLVGQPAKRQAVTNPTNTLFAVKRLIGRRYEDPTVEKDKALVPFEIVKGDNGDAWVKAQDKNYSPSQISAMILQKMKETAEAYLGEKVEKAVITVPAYFNDAQRQATKDAGRIAGLDVLRIINEPTAAALAYGLDKKDGKTIAVYDLGGGTFDISVLEIGDGVFEVKSTNGDTFLGGEDFDMRLVEYLAGEFKKDQGIDLKNDKLALQRLKEAAEKAKIELSSSQQTEINLPFITADASGPKHLTLKLTRAKFESLVDDLVQRTVAPCKAALKDAGVSASEIDEVVLVGGMSRMPKVQEVVKQLFGKEPHKGVNPDEVVAMGAAIQAGVLQGDVKDVLLLDVTPLSLGIETLGGVFTRLIDRNTTIPTKKSQTFSTAEDNQSAVTIRVSQGEREMAQDNKLLGQFDLVGLPPAPRGVPQIEVTFDIDANGIVQVSAKDKGTGKEQQIRIQASGGLSDADIEKMVKDAEANAEADKKRRAGVEAKNQAESLIHSTEKSVKEYGDKVSETDRKAIEDAIASLKTAVEASEPDADDIQAKTQTLMEVSMKLGQAIYEAQQAEAGDASEGGKDDVVDADYEEIKDDKKSA; encoded by the coding sequence ATGGCAAAAGTAATCGGTATCGACCTTGGCACGACCAACTCCTGCGTTGCAGTGATGGATGGCAAGGACACGAAAGTTATTGAGAACGCGGAAGGCGCGCGCACGACGCCGTCCATGGTGGCATTTTCCGACGATGGCGAACGCCTTGTCGGTCAGCCGGCCAAGCGCCAGGCGGTCACCAACCCGACCAACACCCTGTTTGCGGTCAAGCGCCTGATCGGCCGCCGTTATGAAGACCCGACCGTCGAGAAGGACAAGGCTCTTGTTCCCTTCGAGATCGTCAAGGGCGACAATGGCGACGCCTGGGTGAAGGCGCAGGACAAGAATTATTCCCCATCGCAGATTTCCGCGATGATCCTTCAGAAGATGAAGGAAACGGCTGAAGCCTATCTCGGCGAAAAGGTCGAAAAGGCCGTCATCACCGTTCCGGCTTACTTCAACGACGCGCAGCGCCAGGCAACCAAGGATGCCGGCCGCATCGCCGGTCTTGATGTTCTGCGCATCATCAACGAGCCCACTGCGGCAGCGCTTGCTTACGGCCTCGACAAGAAGGACGGCAAGACGATCGCCGTTTATGACCTTGGCGGCGGTACCTTCGATATTTCCGTTCTGGAAATCGGCGACGGCGTCTTCGAAGTGAAGTCCACCAATGGCGATACCTTCCTTGGCGGTGAAGACTTCGACATGCGTCTGGTCGAATATCTGGCTGGCGAGTTCAAAAAGGATCAGGGCATTGACCTGAAGAACGACAAGCTCGCTCTGCAGCGCCTCAAGGAAGCTGCCGAAAAGGCGAAGATCGAACTGTCGTCCTCGCAGCAGACCGAAATCAACCTGCCGTTCATCACGGCCGATGCTTCCGGTCCGAAGCACCTGACGCTGAAGCTGACCCGTGCGAAGTTCGAAAGCCTGGTCGACGACCTCGTGCAGCGCACCGTTGCGCCTTGCAAGGCAGCGCTCAAGGATGCCGGCGTCTCCGCTTCCGAGATCGACGAAGTCGTTCTCGTCGGTGGCATGAGCCGCATGCCCAAGGTGCAGGAAGTCGTCAAGCAGCTGTTCGGCAAGGAGCCGCACAAGGGCGTGAACCCGGATGAAGTGGTTGCCATGGGCGCAGCCATCCAGGCTGGCGTTCTGCAGGGCGACGTCAAGGACGTTCTGCTGCTCGACGTGACCCCGCTGTCGCTCGGCATCGAAACGCTGGGTGGTGTCTTCACGCGTCTGATCGATCGCAACACGACGATCCCGACGAAGAAGAGCCAGACCTTCTCGACCGCCGAGGACAACCAGTCGGCCGTGACGATCCGTGTCTCGCAGGGCGAGCGCGAAATGGCGCAGGACAACAAGCTGCTTGGTCAGTTCGACCTCGTTGGCCTGCCGCCGGCACCGCGCGGTGTTCCGCAGATCGAAGTCACCTTCGATATCGACGCGAACGGTATCGTGCAGGTTTCGGCAAAGGACAAGGGCACCGGCAAGGAACAGCAGATCCGCATCCAGGCTTCCGGTGGTCTTTCTGACGCCGACATCGAAAAGATGGTCAAGGACGCAGAAGCCAATGCCGAGGCCGACAAGAAGCGTCGTGCGGGCGTGGAAGCCAAGAACCAGGCCGAAAGCCTCATCCACTCCACCGAGAAGTCGGTGAAGGAATATGGTGACAAGGTTTCCGAAACCGACCGCAAGGCGATCGAAGACGCCATTGCCAGCCTGAAAACTGCGGTTGAGGCCTCCGAGCCTGACGCCGACGACATCCAGGCGAAGACCCAGACCCTCATGGAAGTCTCCATGAAGCTCGGTCAGGCCATCTATGAAGCGCAGCAGGCCGAGGCTGGCGACGCTTCCGAAGGCGGCAAGGATGACGTCGTCGACGCCGACTACGAAGAAATCAAGGACGACAAGAAGTCCGCATAA
- a CDS encoding DUF924 family protein codes for MKNDTAKLAAEIVDFWKKAGPDKWFDKDAAFDSDFHDRFRDAHFAAARRELDGWLEGAEGSLALMLLLDQFPRNCFRDTAHMYATDPLARLLADEAIRRGHDQAVSEDLRVFFYLPFSHAEDMEAQHRACCLNLPLGGLYLHHAEQHREIIERFGRFPHRNDILLRETTPEERQYLDEGGFSG; via the coding sequence ATGAAGAACGACACCGCCAAACTTGCAGCCGAGATCGTCGATTTCTGGAAGAAGGCTGGCCCCGACAAATGGTTTGATAAGGATGCCGCCTTCGACAGTGATTTTCACGACCGTTTCCGTGACGCTCATTTCGCTGCCGCAAGGCGGGAACTGGATGGCTGGCTGGAGGGTGCCGAAGGTAGCCTCGCCTTGATGCTGCTGCTGGATCAGTTTCCGCGCAACTGCTTTCGCGATACGGCGCACATGTATGCAACGGATCCTCTGGCGCGTCTTTTGGCCGATGAAGCCATCCGGCGCGGGCATGATCAGGCGGTGAGTGAGGATCTGCGCGTCTTCTTCTATCTGCCCTTTTCTCACGCAGAGGATATGGAGGCGCAGCACCGGGCGTGCTGTCTCAACCTGCCGCTTGGCGGGCTTTATCTGCATCACGCCGAACAACATCGCGAGATCATCGAGCGTTTCGGCCGCTTTCCGCATCGTAACGACATCTTGCTGCGGGAAACGACGCCGGAGGAACGGCAGTATCTTGATGAAGGTGGCTTTTCCGGCTGA
- a CDS encoding sigma-54-dependent transcriptional regulator: MTTSRVLLIDDEEELRFSTAQALELSGFAVTMLASAEHALELIGYSFDGVVVSDIRMPGMDGMTLLQKVRELDPEIPVILMTGHGDVQLAVNAMRNGAYDFIEKPFTPQYLAGIIKRANDRRALVLENRRLKAVAGKHDDLETRLPGRTPVMVDLRYRIRAIGATDADTLIVGDTGAGKEVVARALHDISARANRPFVAINCAALPQTLIESELFGHEAGAFPGALRARYGKFEHARGGTILLDEIGSMPSELQGRFLRVLQERVITRLGSNETVELDVRFIATSKVDLEQEVAAGRFRADLLYRLNVATLLVPALAQRSADIPLLFLHLVREAAARYGRDDMDVPQQLLASIALREWPGNVRELRNAADRFVLGLEDEPSETSLIAGEEARSPLAARVGAYEKNLIARAIAANGGNLKSVYENLGISRKTLYEKMQKYGLQKHMTDV, from the coding sequence ATGACCACTTCGCGGGTGCTTTTGATCGACGACGAAGAGGAGCTGCGCTTTTCGACCGCGCAGGCGCTCGAGCTTTCGGGTTTCGCCGTCACCATGCTGGCGAGCGCCGAACATGCGCTGGAGCTCATCGGTTATAGTTTTGACGGTGTCGTGGTCAGTGATATCCGCATGCCCGGCATGGACGGCATGACGCTGCTGCAAAAAGTGCGGGAGCTTGACCCGGAAATACCCGTCATCCTGATGACCGGCCACGGTGATGTGCAGCTTGCCGTCAACGCCATGCGCAACGGCGCTTATGACTTCATCGAGAAGCCCTTCACCCCGCAATATCTCGCCGGCATCATCAAGAGAGCCAATGACCGGCGGGCGCTGGTGCTGGAAAACCGCCGCCTGAAAGCAGTAGCCGGCAAGCACGATGATCTCGAAACACGTCTGCCCGGCCGAACACCGGTCATGGTCGATCTGCGATACCGCATCCGCGCGATCGGTGCGACCGATGCCGACACGCTTATCGTCGGCGATACGGGGGCGGGAAAGGAGGTCGTCGCGCGGGCGCTGCATGATATCAGCGCCAGGGCCAACCGGCCCTTCGTCGCGATCAATTGCGCGGCCCTTCCGCAGACGTTGATCGAGAGTGAATTGTTTGGACATGAGGCTGGTGCGTTTCCGGGTGCGCTTCGTGCGCGTTATGGCAAGTTCGAACATGCACGTGGCGGCACCATTCTTCTGGACGAGATCGGCTCCATGCCATCAGAATTGCAGGGACGTTTCCTGCGGGTATTGCAGGAGCGGGTGATTACCCGCCTCGGCTCCAACGAAACCGTCGAGCTTGATGTCCGCTTCATCGCCACCAGCAAGGTTGATCTCGAGCAGGAGGTTGCGGCAGGCCGGTTCCGAGCCGATCTCCTGTATCGGCTGAACGTGGCGACACTCCTCGTCCCCGCTTTGGCGCAACGCAGTGCTGACATTCCCTTGCTGTTCCTGCATCTGGTTAGGGAGGCCGCGGCCCGCTACGGCCGCGACGATATGGACGTGCCGCAGCAACTGCTTGCCTCCATCGCACTTCGCGAATGGCCGGGCAATGTGCGCGAATTGCGCAATGCCGCAGACCGATTCGTTCTCGGACTGGAGGACGAGCCATCAGAAACGTCGTTGATCGCCGGAGAAGAGGCCAGGTCGCCTCTCGCTGCTCGCGTGGGCGCCTATGAAAAAAATCTGATCGCTCGCGCCATCGCGGCCAATGGCGGCAATCTCAAATCGGTGTACGAGAACCTCGGTATCTCCCGCAAAACTCTGTATGAAAAAATGCAGAAATATGGCCTGCAAAAGCATATGACGGATGTCTGA
- a CDS encoding tripartite tricarboxylate transporter permease: MDLLDNLALGFVTASSLANLFFCLIGVLLGTLIGVLPGIGATATIAMLLPITFQLEPVSSLIMLAGIYYGAQYGGSTTAILINMPGESSSAVTAIDGYQMARKGKAGAALAIAAIGSFFAGTVSTFLVAIFAPPLTAIALEFGAAEYFSLMVVGLVSSIALAHGSIVKALAMVVLGLLLGLVGTDIYSGTPRFTLGIREYADGLNFVAVAVGVFGIAEILRNLENERTRSVLIAKVSGLMPTKDDFKRMVGPVLRGTAIGSALGILPGGGAILAAFASYTVEKRVSKNPEEFGHGAVAGVAGPESANNAGAQTSFIPLLTLGIPANPVMALMIGAMIIQGIVPGPNVATEQPALFWGIIASMWIGNLMLVILNLPLIGLWVKLLTVPYYVLFPIIMAFCAIGVYSVNSNVFDLYAVAFFGFIGYVLVKLRCEPAPLLLGFVLGPLLEENLRRAMILSRGDPSTFVTRPISATLLFIALAVLIIVFLPSVKKKREEVFVEED, translated from the coding sequence ATGGATTTGCTCGATAACCTTGCGCTCGGTTTCGTCACCGCCTCGTCGCTGGCAAACCTCTTTTTCTGCCTTATCGGCGTGCTGCTTGGCACCCTCATCGGCGTTTTGCCCGGCATCGGCGCAACGGCGACCATCGCCATGCTGCTGCCAATCACCTTTCAGCTCGAACCGGTCTCGTCGCTGATCATGCTCGCCGGCATTTATTACGGCGCGCAATATGGCGGCTCGACCACGGCCATTCTGATCAACATGCCCGGCGAATCGTCATCAGCCGTCACCGCCATCGATGGTTACCAGATGGCACGCAAGGGCAAGGCCGGTGCTGCTCTCGCTATTGCCGCCATCGGCTCGTTCTTCGCCGGCACGGTGTCGACCTTCCTCGTCGCAATCTTCGCGCCGCCGCTCACGGCAATCGCGCTGGAATTCGGCGCGGCCGAATATTTCTCGCTGATGGTCGTCGGCCTCGTGTCGTCCATCGCGCTCGCCCATGGCTCCATCGTGAAGGCGCTGGCCATGGTCGTGCTCGGCCTGCTGCTCGGTCTGGTCGGCACGGATATTTACAGCGGTACCCCGCGCTTCACCCTCGGCATTCGCGAATATGCCGATGGCCTGAATTTCGTGGCCGTCGCGGTGGGTGTGTTCGGCATTGCCGAAATCCTGCGCAATCTTGAAAACGAGCGGACCCGCTCGGTGCTGATCGCCAAGGTCAGCGGCCTGATGCCCACCAAGGATGATTTCAAGCGCATGGTAGGGCCGGTTCTGCGCGGCACGGCCATCGGTTCGGCTCTCGGCATCCTGCCGGGTGGCGGGGCGATCCTTGCCGCCTTTGCCTCCTACACCGTGGAGAAACGTGTCTCCAAGAACCCGGAAGAATTCGGGCACGGCGCGGTTGCCGGTGTGGCCGGTCCGGAATCAGCCAACAATGCCGGCGCCCAGACGTCGTTCATTCCGCTGCTCACGCTCGGCATTCCGGCCAATCCGGTGATGGCGCTGATGATCGGCGCGATGATCATTCAGGGCATCGTTCCCGGTCCGAACGTGGCGACCGAGCAGCCGGCGCTGTTCTGGGGCATCATCGCCTCCATGTGGATCGGTAACCTGATGCTGGTCATCCTCAACCTGCCGCTGATCGGGCTGTGGGTGAAGCTGCTGACGGTACCTTATTACGTGCTCTTCCCGATCATCATGGCCTTCTGCGCCATCGGGGTCTACAGCGTCAATTCCAACGTCTTCGATCTCTATGCCGTCGCCTTCTTTGGCTTCATCGGCTATGTGCTGGTGAAACTGCGTTGCGAGCCTGCCCCACTGCTTCTGGGCTTCGTGCTTGGTCCGCTGCTGGAGGAAAACCTGCGGCGCGCCATGATCCTGTCACGTGGCGATCCGTCGACCTTCGTGACCCGGCCAATCAGCGCCACCCTGCTTTTCATCGCGCTCGCCGTGCTGATCATCGTCTTCCTGCCCAGCGTGAAGAAGAAACGCGAAGAGGTTTTCGTAGAAGAAGACTGA